A single Oleidesulfovibrio alaskensis DSM 16109 DNA region contains:
- a CDS encoding tetratricopeptide repeat protein has product MSNSAKAIKENLARAKAYFNRHDVQRAVAATAAALQAWVQAGEPAGKNELVGALREVVALLGRADEVTGELGGPPVWQPGQEKSLLIQLAKVLRALQHQELDEDHRKILERKQKLDRLFIYGSRLLETHKPKEADEAFQEAMTYHKDEDVIFRMMGERMMAASQPALALRYLKRALKASPERQVVEMTIDAYKRSGNHGAAAKLQQQFAALLGS; this is encoded by the coding sequence ATGAGTAACAGTGCAAAGGCCATCAAGGAAAATCTCGCCAGAGCAAAGGCGTATTTCAACAGGCATGATGTGCAGCGGGCCGTTGCCGCCACGGCGGCGGCGCTGCAGGCATGGGTGCAGGCCGGCGAACCGGCGGGCAAGAATGAACTGGTAGGCGCCCTGCGCGAAGTGGTGGCGCTGCTCGGAAGGGCCGACGAGGTCACAGGAGAGCTGGGCGGCCCCCCGGTGTGGCAGCCGGGGCAGGAAAAAAGTCTGCTTATCCAGCTGGCAAAAGTGTTGCGTGCCCTGCAGCATCAGGAACTGGATGAAGATCATCGCAAGATTCTTGAACGCAAGCAGAAACTGGACAGGCTGTTCATATACGGCAGCCGCCTGCTGGAAACCCATAAGCCCAAAGAAGCCGATGAGGCCTTTCAGGAAGCCATGACCTATCATAAAGATGAGGACGTCATATTCCGGATGATGGGCGAACGCATGATGGCCGCATCGCAGCCGGCGCTGGCTTTGCGGTATCTGAAGAGGGCTCTCAAGGCTTCTCCCGAGCGGCAGGTGGTGGAAATGACCATTGATGCCTACAAGCGTTCGGGAAATCACGGTGCGGCTGCCAAGCTGCAGCAGCAGTTCGCTGCGCTGCTTGGCTCCTGA
- a CDS encoding ferredoxin, with protein MAKNLVIDQEECVACESCVELCPEAFRMSSDGSCAEVIDPQTGADCVEDAISTCPVECISWVDE; from the coding sequence ATGGCTAAAAATCTTGTTATCGATCAGGAAGAATGTGTGGCCTGCGAATCGTGCGTTGAACTTTGCCCCGAGGCGTTCAGAATGTCCAGCGACGGCTCGTGTGCAGAAGTCATCGACCCGCAGACCGGCGCCGACTGTGTGGAAGACGCCATTTCCACCTGTCCTGTGGAATGTATTTCATGGGTCGACGAATAG
- a CDS encoding nickel/cobalt transporter, producing MVLKRVFPAVVAVCLLACAAHASPFTGSGGNARGPASESGFFALEPPAGQVSGADGQHAAPKEARDAAERGTGGGFTGGRGHQHAPAAVYGADAGQGVEPFFTPPPLYNRIISLSTRAQHYLRGRMVSFASGIKESPYGTSFWLFLAVSFVYGVVHAIGPGHGKAVVFCYFLGRSGGISRGLLMGNLLTSVHVLSAAVLVFAAHLLFEQGAARGIHGVSGPVQRFSYGIIMLVGAAMLLHALYELFSGRLGGRVRQATAECPAGYGSLTAVSVLAGLVPCPAAVLILTFARGLDITQAGVLALVALALGMGLTTSAFGLLSMVSRRVLLHSTGRSTRAVVAGYALLSVTGALAVTLLGFIMYTGSV from the coding sequence ATGGTGCTGAAAAGAGTGTTTCCGGCGGTGGTTGCCGTATGTCTGCTGGCATGTGCCGCCCATGCGTCGCCGTTTACAGGCAGCGGGGGCAATGCCCGCGGTCCCGCTTCCGAAAGCGGTTTTTTTGCGCTGGAGCCGCCCGCGGGGCAGGTTTCCGGCGCGGACGGTCAGCATGCCGCACCAAAAGAAGCGCGGGATGCGGCTGAGCGCGGGACCGGCGGCGGATTTACCGGCGGCAGGGGGCATCAGCACGCGCCCGCGGCCGTTTACGGTGCGGATGCCGGACAGGGCGTAGAGCCTTTTTTCACTCCGCCGCCCCTTTATAACCGCATCATCAGTCTGTCCACCAGAGCGCAGCATTATTTGCGGGGGCGGATGGTTTCCTTTGCCTCGGGCATCAAGGAGTCACCTTACGGTACTTCCTTTTGGCTGTTTCTGGCCGTGTCATTTGTGTATGGCGTGGTGCACGCCATAGGGCCGGGACACGGCAAGGCCGTGGTCTTCTGCTATTTTCTGGGGCGTTCGGGCGGAATATCCCGGGGGCTGCTTATGGGCAACCTGCTGACATCTGTTCATGTGCTGTCGGCGGCGGTGCTGGTTTTTGCCGCGCATCTGCTGTTCGAGCAGGGCGCCGCCCGCGGTATCCACGGTGTGAGCGGTCCCGTGCAGCGTTTCAGCTACGGCATCATCATGCTGGTGGGCGCCGCCATGCTGCTGCATGCACTGTACGAGCTTTTCAGCGGCAGGCTGGGCGGACGGGTGCGGCAGGCCACGGCGGAATGTCCTGCAGGTTATGGCAGTCTGACTGCCGTTTCCGTACTGGCCGGACTGGTGCCCTGCCCGGCAGCGGTGCTTATACTTACCTTTGCGCGGGGGCTGGACATCACACAGGCGGGAGTGCTGGCGCTGGTGGCGCTGGCGCTGGGCATGGGGCTGACCACATCGGCGTTCGGCCTGCTGAGCATGGTTTCGCGCAGGGTGCTGCTGCACAGCACGGGGCGCAGCACACGGGCCGTTGTGGCCGGTTATGCGCTGCTTTCCGTCACGGGGGCGCTGGCTGTGACGCTGCTGGGCTTTATCATGTATACAGGCAGCGTCTGA
- a CDS encoding DUF1007 family protein, with product MKRMKVNIQLLWFIAVCCAAFVPQQAVAHPHVFVEALVQLEIENGRLKALHETWSFDEMSSALFLGDLDLNQDGALTPDEWEKLKADITGYLHEEGFYTHIYAGGKTAGVTRVEHFTATFSDGMLRYSFTVPLDLPAAAGEVVKVALYDPTYYTAFFFDERHVTVKGADKARVVLQEAPELAYYYGQIVPYAIELEL from the coding sequence ATGAAAAGAATGAAGGTTAACATACAGCTGCTGTGGTTTATAGCTGTCTGCTGTGCGGCATTTGTACCGCAGCAGGCGGTTGCGCATCCGCATGTGTTTGTGGAGGCGCTGGTACAGCTGGAGATTGAAAACGGCCGCCTGAAGGCTCTGCACGAGACGTGGAGCTTTGACGAGATGTCCAGTGCCTTGTTTCTGGGCGATCTTGATTTGAATCAGGACGGTGCGCTGACGCCTGATGAATGGGAAAAACTGAAGGCGGACATTACCGGCTACCTGCACGAGGAAGGCTTTTACACACACATTTATGCGGGCGGAAAGACCGCCGGTGTCACACGGGTGGAGCATTTCACCGCCACGTTCAGCGACGGCATGCTGCGGTATTCCTTCACGGTGCCGCTCGATCTGCCTGCGGCTGCAGGAGAAGTGGTCAAAGTGGCCTTGTACGACCCTACCTATTACACAGCCTTTTTCTTTGATGAACGGCATGTGACGGTGAAGGGTGCGGACAAAGCAAGGGTGGTGCTGCAGGAAGCTCCTGAACTTGCCTATTATTACGGGCAGATAGTGCCCTATGCCATAGAGCTGGAGTTGTAA
- a CDS encoding DUF2325 domain-containing protein codes for MCATLIGGMDRLKREYIDTARKSGVDLKVFTGKENRISGQMGSTDLVIVFTNKVSHSARKEVMQYARSRSIPVAMIHSCGISTLRQCLSNHSR; via the coding sequence ATGTGCGCCACCCTTATCGGAGGCATGGACAGACTGAAGAGAGAATACATCGACACCGCCAGAAAAAGCGGCGTTGACCTCAAGGTGTTCACAGGCAAGGAAAACAGAATTTCCGGCCAGATGGGCTCCACAGACCTTGTCATCGTGTTCACCAACAAAGTCTCGCATTCCGCCCGCAAGGAAGTGATGCAGTATGCCCGTTCGCGCAGCATTCCCGTAGCCATGATCCACTCGTGCGGCATTTCCACGCTGCGCCAGTGCCTCAGCAACCATTCCAGATAA
- a CDS encoding tetratricopeptide repeat protein codes for MCAASRITHLNRTGMKAFSDGNLANAEFLLQQALRQARQLNSDTFEAKIRNNLGLVCFKAGRLQEAREHFGHALAFIGGRIGSENRLYRAVQTNLAAAEAC; via the coding sequence ATGTGCGCCGCCAGCCGTATCACCCATCTCAACCGTACCGGAATGAAGGCTTTTTCCGACGGAAACCTTGCCAATGCCGAATTTTTGCTCCAGCAGGCCCTGCGGCAGGCGCGTCAGCTCAATTCCGACACGTTCGAAGCAAAAATACGCAACAACCTCGGTCTTGTCTGCTTCAAGGCAGGCAGACTGCAGGAAGCCCGCGAACACTTCGGACATGCTCTTGCATTCATCGGCGGCAGGATTGGCAGCGAAAACCGGCTGTACCGTGCCGTGCAGACCAATCTTGCCGCCGCCGAAGCATGCTGA
- a CDS encoding chemotaxis protein CheX — translation MSSSGIEIAKPFVTATTNVLSTMAGIQPIPGQPYVKKNNVAKGDVSAVVGITGHKNGSISVTFTKQCAIAVVKAMLGDDIQDIIQDTKDAVGEVTNMISGQARAALSEMGMTFQGATPSVIMGDGHTISHVTKSPVIAIPFKTNHGEFTVEFCLE, via the coding sequence ATGAGCAGCAGCGGAATTGAAATCGCAAAGCCGTTCGTCACGGCCACAACCAACGTGCTGTCCACCATGGCAGGCATACAGCCCATACCCGGCCAGCCGTATGTAAAGAAAAACAACGTTGCCAAGGGTGACGTTTCAGCCGTTGTGGGCATTACCGGCCACAAAAACGGCAGTATTTCCGTGACGTTTACCAAACAATGCGCCATAGCCGTGGTAAAGGCCATGCTGGGGGACGATATTCAGGATATCATACAGGACACCAAAGACGCCGTGGGCGAAGTGACCAACATGATATCAGGTCAGGCCCGAGCCGCCCTTTCTGAAATGGGCATGACCTTTCAGGGAGCCACCCCCTCGGTCATCATGGGCGACGGACACACCATCAGCCATGTGACCAAAAGCCCTGTCATCGCCATTCCCTTCAAAACAAATCACGGAGAATTCACCGTGGAGTTCTGTCTGGAATAG
- a CDS encoding anaerobic ribonucleoside-triphosphate reductase activating protein — MNSAWSYVRGFERVSLCDWPGCNTSVIFMGGCNMRCPTCHNYTIAWQPEQVPAISRQSILTYLKNRAKWIDGVVVTGGEATLVPQLETVLHDIKALGMRIKLDTNGMRPDVVESLMQQQLVDLFAVDVKGPWELYPRLTGGTHSPEEARTGLSRIFALAQTAPEAFLFRLTQVPVLTPDHIDTARQYLPQGFTLKLQDYVAPRRSHAETDSETRRMSGDVVTRPHSAGHTESAQSQRH; from the coding sequence ATGAACTCTGCATGGTCCTACGTCCGCGGATTTGAGCGTGTCAGCCTGTGCGACTGGCCCGGCTGCAACACCAGCGTCATCTTCATGGGGGGCTGCAACATGCGCTGCCCCACCTGCCACAACTACACCATAGCATGGCAGCCGGAACAGGTTCCCGCCATCAGCAGACAATCCATACTCACCTACCTGAAAAACAGGGCAAAATGGATTGACGGCGTGGTCGTGACCGGCGGAGAGGCCACTCTGGTGCCGCAGCTGGAAACGGTGCTGCACGACATCAAGGCGCTCGGCATGCGTATAAAACTGGACACCAACGGAATGCGCCCCGACGTGGTTGAATCGCTCATGCAGCAGCAGCTTGTGGACCTGTTTGCCGTGGATGTGAAAGGCCCGTGGGAGCTTTACCCCCGGCTCACCGGCGGCACACACAGCCCCGAAGAAGCCCGCACCGGACTCAGCCGCATATTTGCACTGGCGCAGACCGCGCCTGAGGCGTTTCTCTTCCGGCTGACACAGGTTCCCGTGCTTACCCCTGACCACATTGACACCGCGCGGCAGTATCTGCCGCAGGGATTCACTCTGAAACTTCAGGACTATGTCGCCCCGAGGAGGTCTCATGCCGAAACAGATTCAGAAACGCGACGGATGTCTGGAGACGTGGTCACCCGACCGCATAGCGCTGGCCATACTGAAAGCGCTCAAAGCCAGCGGCATTAA